The nucleotide sequence CAGTAGATCAGATTGCAAGGGCTGATGCACTAGCTAGTTTAGGTATAAGGACAGTGAGATATTCTGAAGATCCATCAACAATGATAACACCAACCACTATAATATTTTCCCCATTGGGAGAGATAAAGAGTAACGGACAGATATCTCCGAATGTCTCTGCGATAGATCCACAGTCACCAGTGTTTTTACCTAAGCCTGACCTCATAGAAAAAGTGATAAACATACCCAGCGAAGGGCTAGAAGTAGGTGAGGTGACTACTTTTTCAAGACAGACTGACGTAAGGCTGAGACTTGAGGAAAACATATTGAGGAGTCACGTTTTACTGATAGGTACCACTGGCTCAGGTAAGACCACATTTCTGAAGACTATTTTCTTCAGTAATTACAAAAACAAGAAGAGCACGATAGTCTTAGATAGACAAGGAGACTTTGTGAGATTTTTAATAAAGCAGTTCAAAGAGGGAACAGTGATAGTTCCTCTTACCGTTAAGGCTATGGAGGAATATGGGAGTTTCGAAAATTTGGTTCAGGATAGATATTGTGGTGAGAATACCTGGCAGGGAGATGATAACTCAATAGTTTGTGAACCTGAACAGGGTAGATTAATAAGTTTCTACCCATTCTCGTTAAGGTTTAAGGACATATTTAGACAATTGCCCGATTCCTTTCCTTACCTTAGCGACTATGCCAGAGCCTCATGGAGCTCAGTAGTTAGAGCATGTGAAAAATTAACTGAAGTGAGTTCCACATCTCCCTCGTTTTATAAGATGCTAGAAAGTTGTCTAGGAAGAGCAAATATTAATACCCAGACTTCAGGAAACATCCAAAGGAGTTTATCAGCTTTAATAGAATACGGAATCCTTGACATACCGAATACAATAACTGGAAGTGAATTAATTGATTTACTAAAAAGCTCACAAAACGTGGTTATAGACCTGTCAATAGTATTAGAAACGTTATTTTTGGTGGAGCCGATAAGTGTAATATCGTACAATATCCTGGACATAATCTACAATTATAAGGACAAGATGTATAAAATGAGAAAGAAGGGTGTAAATGATTCAAATGATATACCACAAACACTCCTTCTAATTGACGAGGCACATGAAATGTTTCCTCAGATATCACAGGAAGTGTCTAAAGCTACTGTTGAAAAACTAATAAACAAGATACTGAGATTCGGTAGGCAAAGGAACCTAGGAGTAATCCTGGCTACTCATAGTCCTAAAGATTTGAACTCTTTAGTAATTCAACAGACAAACACTAAATTTATATTTAGAAATGATAGGACAGTTCTTAGGGATTTAGGATTAACAGAGTTTACTGATCTTCTTGAAAGTGCTCCCGCAGGCTATTGCTTGGTTAAATCCAGTTTCTTTAACTCGTCATCATTCTTCGCAAAGGTGTATGTACTTGAGGTTAAATGAGGTACAGAAGGAGTTGAGAAAATTAGGGGAGAAAACCAGACAGAGCGTGAGGAATCTAACTATTCCCTCCCCTCAAAAAACTCAAGTCCCAGGGGAAGAGAGATTTATCATAAATACTCTCCCCGAATTTAAGATAGATAAAATAAATATATCCTCATTCCAAAGTGTAAACTTCTCCTCCATTGCCTCTCTGGATACATCAAGCAAACTGCTTAGGTCAACATTTTTACACATAGGAATTACAGGTGGTGCAATTAAATCTGAAAGAAACGGTGTATTATATCACCCACTAAATATTCAAGATAAATTCATTTTCCCAATAACTTACCTTGATGTTTCCAGGAATTTGGTTGAGGAAAATCTCCAGATGGTCGAGTTGAAAAACGTGATGGGATTTGAATACGCTATAGACGAGGTATTATATGAGGACGGAAATGTGAATACATTATACGACGTGGAGGACATGTTAGACGAGGCTAGGCTTTATACGGAAAATCAACTCATGAAGACTATTCAAGATGATTTATTGATCGTAGATGGACCCATATATCCCACACCTGTTGAGTTAATGCCAACATTCTTTTCCTCCTTCCCTAAGCAAAAAGATGAGATTAAACACTGGGGTAAGGCAACCCATAGATGGTCTATGGCAAAACTAATCAAGGATAGGATAAGCGTTCTGGAGAACAGAAAGGCTGTAGGAGTCGTCAAGAGACTCGAGAACTCGAGAAAACTAAATAAGATTTTTCCTGATATGGGTAGATTAACTGACATAGAGGTTCTAGATCTGTTATCAGAGAGACAATGCTCAAATGTAATTTATCCTGAAATCTGTGTTATTGGTCCATTTAAGTTGACCACTAAGGTAAGTGTTACAAGAGAAGATAGCGGGAACGTCATTTTAAGTGAAAACGAATTGAAAGATAGATATGCATACTATGTCATACTTAAACTCTATGGATTTACCAGGAGCTTCTTTAGGATAGAGTCGTTTGACTTGAACGTATTAAATGACTCAATTCCCGTAGTGTTCGGTAATGTCTCCTACTCTTCATTACCTGTATGGATAGATGAAGTGGATAGGAGAGCAAAAGAGGTTGTTAGAGCGTTATTTTACCTTTCTTTTGAGGAGTTGAATGACATTCTCTCTTTCCTCCATGATACTAAATTGGAGGCAATAGAAATAGGTAAGACCTTAAGCACTAATGTACCTGAATGACGAGACAAAAGTGTCTTTTGAAACTAGGTTAAGTGACCATATGAATTATATTAAATTCCCTTACCGCATTTCAGCCTCTTTGAAACTTACGACTATGACTCTTCATTTATAGTATTATGTGTAAAGGCTTAAAGAGGTTTTTAAAACAGTTAAAATCCACTTGGGCACTTAGGAAGAGAATACAATTTTGTTTACCTGTTTTGGAAATCTTCTATTCTATGAAGGAGAATTTTTGAGATACAGCCTTTAAGGTATTACTGTATAATTTATTAACTATGATGGTACTTGAGAGCTCTCATACATCTCGTCTGATTGATACATCTCGTCTGATTGACTGCCTCAGGCTCAATTACCCTAAAGAAGTAGCCCACGCTATAGCCTTCCTTATGTCTGTAAGAAATCATGAAATAGATCTTTCCGGATTCGAGCCAACTAGAGATTCAGTAGAGTATGTTAACTACGTTAAGGCTAAGAATGGTGGAACAATTAATTCTTCTGAATGTGGCAAAATAAAGTTAGAATATAAGGAGGACGTTATCAAGAGTACTGCTAAAAAGTTAAGATATAATTTAGCTGGTGACGGAGTGAAGTTTACTGATGAAGAGAAGAAGCTCCTGAATGAATTAGGGATAAGATATAATGTGTAGCTTAAGGACGTACTGTCTCTATTAATGTTGAAATTTTATCCTTTGAAGAGATCTTTTAAAGTTTAATATATCCTAAAATTATTTTTCCATCTCTTTTATGACAATAGGAGAATTCAGGTTTTACACAGTGTATTAATTTAACTGTTTATCATTTTCCCGGGGGACTTAAAAGCAGAATAAACAATTCATTTAATATATAGTTTCTATAGATTATATAATTACTTTTTGAGAATAAAACTTTAAATGTATTACATGAGTCCATTAGTACATGAAAAGGATTCTCTTAATCACGTTATTCCTTACACTGTTTATAACAAATACGTCATTTATCTCTTTCTCCTATAACACTCAAACTCCGATAAAGCACATTATAATAATTATCCAAGAGAATCACTCTTTCGACAACCTGTTTGGCACTTATCCTTTTGGATATCCTCCTATTGTAAATAATATAACGTTATCAGTAATGTTCCCCCAGGGACTATACACCAATTACACTGA is from Sulfolobus acidocaldarius DSM 639 and encodes:
- a CDS encoding ATP-binding protein; the encoded protein is MMDSLRSLISKADEKAVNLSSDGKIIGRVTRFSHVKIAEEPAIAIDIPFENYLEKPIERGEFIGIVSIIPGSVVLGAVDQIARADALASLGIRTVRYSEDPSTMITPTTIIFSPLGEIKSNGQISPNVSAIDPQSPVFLPKPDLIEKVINIPSEGLEVGEVTTFSRQTDVRLRLEENILRSHVLLIGTTGSGKTTFLKTIFFSNYKNKKSTIVLDRQGDFVRFLIKQFKEGTVIVPLTVKAMEEYGSFENLVQDRYCGENTWQGDDNSIVCEPEQGRLISFYPFSLRFKDIFRQLPDSFPYLSDYARASWSSVVRACEKLTEVSSTSPSFYKMLESCLGRANINTQTSGNIQRSLSALIEYGILDIPNTITGSELIDLLKSSQNVVIDLSIVLETLFLVEPISVISYNILDIIYNYKDKMYKMRKKGVNDSNDIPQTLLLIDEAHEMFPQISQEVSKATVEKLINKILRFGRQRNLGVILATHSPKDLNSLVIQQTNTKFIFRNDRTVLRDLGLTEFTDLLESAPAGYCLVKSSFFNSSSFFAKVYVLEVK
- a CDS encoding DNA double-strand break repair nuclease NurA encodes the protein MYLRLNEVQKELRKLGEKTRQSVRNLTIPSPQKTQVPGEERFIINTLPEFKIDKINISSFQSVNFSSIASLDTSSKLLRSTFLHIGITGGAIKSERNGVLYHPLNIQDKFIFPITYLDVSRNLVEENLQMVELKNVMGFEYAIDEVLYEDGNVNTLYDVEDMLDEARLYTENQLMKTIQDDLLIVDGPIYPTPVELMPTFFSSFPKQKDEIKHWGKATHRWSMAKLIKDRISVLENRKAVGVVKRLENSRKLNKIFPDMGRLTDIEVLDLLSERQCSNVIYPEICVIGPFKLTTKVSVTREDSGNVILSENELKDRYAYYVILKLYGFTRSFFRIESFDLNVLNDSIPVVFGNVSYSSLPVWIDEVDRRAKEVVRALFYLSFEELNDILSFLHDTKLEAIEIGKTLSTNVPE